The Streptomyces sp. NBC_00344 genome includes a window with the following:
- a CDS encoding S8 family peptidase produces the protein MAHLASGRRRALALPAGLALLASLGFLPGSATAEPPGAPAQAAGPDLSYVVNTRTDHRTLESVRHAISRAGGSVVISYDKVGVIVAHSDDPDFARTVRRARGVDSAGATRTAPLPAQSTTDVGTPLKLSAQQQKALAAQASPGEDPYEPLQWDLKAIKADKAHHKTLGSPAVTVAVIDTGVDDTHPDIAPNFDRRASVNCVAGKPDTTDGAWRPTAEESPHGTHVAGEIAGAKNGIGITGVAPGVKVAGIKVGTTAGFFYTEAVVCGFMWAADHGVDVTNNSYYTDPWYFNCKDDPDQKALVEAVTRASRYAERRGTVNVAAAGNENYDLTSHSITDSSSPDDGAPGTRTVDPSKCLDIPTQLPGVVTVAATGARNLKSSFSNYGLGIVDIAAPGGDSTAYQPPEAPATSGLILGPVPGGGWAYMAGTSMASPHVAGVAALIKSRHPHASPGVVKALLAAEADRLACPVPYDIDGDGVVDAVCKGGRVHNGFYGPGLVDALHAVTR, from the coding sequence ATGGCGCATCTGGCATCCGGTCGGCGGCGGGCTCTGGCCCTGCCGGCCGGACTGGCACTTCTCGCCTCACTCGGCTTCCTGCCGGGTTCGGCCACCGCGGAGCCGCCCGGCGCCCCGGCACAGGCCGCCGGCCCCGATCTCTCGTACGTCGTCAACACCCGCACGGACCACCGGACGCTCGAATCGGTCCGGCACGCGATATCCCGGGCCGGCGGTTCGGTGGTGATCAGCTACGACAAGGTGGGTGTGATCGTCGCGCATTCGGACGACCCGGACTTCGCGAGAACCGTCCGCAGGGCCAGGGGGGTGGACTCGGCCGGCGCCACCCGCACCGCGCCGCTGCCGGCCCAGTCCACAACGGATGTGGGCACCCCGCTGAAGCTCTCGGCCCAGCAGCAGAAGGCACTGGCCGCACAGGCTTCTCCCGGCGAGGACCCGTACGAGCCGCTCCAGTGGGATCTGAAGGCAATCAAGGCCGACAAGGCGCACCACAAGACCCTCGGCAGCCCGGCCGTCACCGTCGCCGTGATCGACACCGGGGTCGACGACACCCATCCGGACATCGCACCCAACTTCGACCGCCGCGCGTCGGTCAACTGCGTCGCGGGCAAGCCGGACACGACGGACGGCGCCTGGCGTCCGACCGCGGAGGAGAGCCCGCACGGTACGCATGTGGCGGGGGAGATCGCCGGTGCGAAGAACGGCATCGGGATCACCGGCGTCGCTCCCGGGGTGAAGGTGGCCGGCATCAAGGTGGGCACGACGGCCGGCTTCTTCTACACCGAGGCCGTCGTCTGCGGCTTCATGTGGGCCGCCGACCACGGCGTCGACGTGACCAACAACAGCTATTACACCGATCCGTGGTACTTCAACTGCAAGGACGACCCGGACCAGAAGGCCCTGGTCGAAGCGGTCACCCGGGCCTCGCGGTACGCGGAACGCCGGGGGACGGTCAATGTCGCGGCCGCGGGCAACGAGAACTACGACCTCACCTCGCACTCGATCACCGACTCGTCGAGCCCCGACGACGGCGCGCCGGGTACCCGCACGGTCGATCCGTCCAAGTGCCTCGATATCCCCACCCAGTTGCCCGGGGTGGTGACGGTTGCCGCGACGGGTGCCAGGAACCTGAAGTCCTCGTTCTCCAACTACGGTCTCGGCATTGTCGATATCGCGGCCCCGGGCGGCGACTCCACCGCCTACCAGCCACCGGAGGCTCCTGCCACCAGCGGGCTGATCCTCGGACCGGTACCGGGCGGAGGCTGGGCGTACATGGCGGGGACCTCCATGGCATCGCCCCATGTCGCGGGTGTCGCGGCCCTGATCAAGTCCAGGCACCCGCATGCCTCCCCCGGCGTGGTCAAGGCGCTGCTGGCCGCCGAAGCGGACCGGCTCGCCTGCCCGGTGCCGTACGACATCGACGGTGACGGCGTCGTGGACGCGGTCTGCAAGGGCGGCAGGGTCCACAACGGGTTCTACGGGCCGGGCCTGGTCGACGCGCTGCACGCGGTGACCAGGTAG
- a CDS encoding DUF485 domain-containing protein has product MATGALQPPDGTGTSPAPSTTEKFIEVQESAEFGELRRAHRSFAFPLTAGFIIWYLLYVLLSNYAGGLMGTKVFGHINVALVFGLAQFLTTFLIAWLYARHAAATLDPKGAAIKSRMEADV; this is encoded by the coding sequence GTGGCCACCGGTGCACTGCAGCCCCCGGACGGGACGGGCACCAGCCCGGCGCCGTCCACGACAGAGAAGTTCATCGAGGTGCAGGAGAGTGCGGAGTTCGGTGAACTGCGCCGCGCCCACCGCTCCTTCGCCTTTCCGCTGACCGCGGGCTTCATCATCTGGTACCTGCTGTACGTCCTGCTCTCGAACTACGCGGGCGGCCTCATGGGTACCAAGGTCTTCGGCCACATCAACGTGGCCCTGGTGTTCGGCCTCGCCCAGTTCCTCACCACCTTCCTCATCGCCTGGCTCTACGCCCGGCATGCCGCGGCAACGCTGGACCCGAAGGGCGCCGCGATCAAGTCCCGCATGGAGGCCGACGTATGA
- a CDS encoding solute symporter family protein produces MSSAVQLAASATSEHRPLIITLFAVFVVATLVITVWAGRQTRSASDFYAGGRQFSAFQNGLAVSGDYMSAASFLGIAGAIALFGYDGFLYSIGFLVAWLVALLLVAEPLRNSGRYTMGDVLAYRMHQRPVRTAAGTSTIVVSIFYLLAQMAGAGVLVSLLLGITSDTGKIAIVALVGVLMIVYVTIGGMKGTTWVQMVKAVLLIAGTVLITFLILLKYHFNISDLLGTAATNSGKGKAFLEPGLKYGASGTTKLDFISLGIALVLGTAGLPHILIRFYTVPTAKAARKSVNWAIGIIGAFYLMTIVLGFGAAALLKPADIIASNPAGNTAAPLAALEIGGGGESTGGSILLAVISAVAFATILAVVAGLTLASSSSFAHDIYANVIRKGKATEKEEMRAARWATVAIGAVAIVLGAFARDLNVAGLVALAFAVAASANLPTLLYSLFWKRFTTRGALWSIYGGLVSSVVLVLFSPVVSGKPTSMFKGVDFHWFPLENPGLISIPLGFLLGWLGSLLSKEEPDRGKYAELEVKSLTGFEAH; encoded by the coding sequence ATGAGCTCCGCCGTCCAGCTCGCCGCGTCCGCCACATCGGAGCACCGGCCGCTGATCATCACCCTGTTCGCGGTGTTCGTGGTGGCGACACTGGTGATCACCGTCTGGGCAGGACGCCAGACCCGCAGCGCGTCGGACTTCTATGCGGGCGGCCGGCAGTTCTCCGCCTTCCAGAACGGTCTCGCCGTCTCAGGCGACTACATGTCCGCCGCCTCCTTCCTGGGGATCGCGGGAGCCATCGCCCTCTTCGGGTACGACGGCTTCCTCTACTCGATCGGCTTCCTGGTCGCGTGGCTGGTGGCCCTGCTGCTGGTCGCGGAGCCGCTGCGCAACTCCGGGCGCTACACGATGGGCGACGTGCTGGCGTACCGGATGCACCAGCGCCCCGTCCGTACCGCGGCGGGCACATCGACCATCGTCGTCTCGATCTTCTATCTGCTGGCCCAGATGGCGGGCGCCGGGGTCCTCGTCTCCCTGCTGCTCGGCATCACCAGCGACACGGGAAAGATCGCGATCGTGGCGCTGGTCGGCGTGCTGATGATCGTGTACGTCACCATCGGCGGGATGAAGGGCACCACCTGGGTGCAGATGGTCAAGGCGGTACTGCTGATCGCGGGCACCGTACTGATCACCTTCCTGATCCTGCTGAAGTACCACTTCAACATCTCCGACCTGCTCGGCACCGCCGCCACCAACAGCGGCAAGGGGAAGGCCTTCCTGGAGCCCGGGCTGAAGTACGGCGCGTCGGGGACCACCAAGCTGGACTTCATCTCGCTCGGCATCGCGCTGGTGCTCGGCACCGCGGGACTGCCGCACATCCTGATCCGCTTCTACACGGTCCCCACGGCGAAGGCGGCCCGTAAGTCGGTCAACTGGGCGATCGGAATCATCGGCGCCTTCTACCTGATGACGATCGTGCTCGGCTTCGGCGCCGCGGCACTGCTCAAGCCCGCCGACATCATCGCTTCCAACCCGGCGGGCAACACGGCGGCTCCGCTGGCCGCCCTGGAGATCGGCGGAGGCGGGGAGTCCACCGGGGGCTCGATCCTGCTCGCGGTGATCTCGGCCGTCGCCTTCGCCACCATCCTCGCGGTGGTCGCGGGGCTGACCCTGGCCTCGTCCTCGTCCTTCGCGCACGACATCTACGCCAACGTCATCCGCAAGGGCAAGGCCACCGAGAAGGAGGAGATGCGGGCGGCCCGCTGGGCGACCGTGGCGATCGGCGCCGTCGCCATCGTCCTCGGTGCCTTCGCCCGCGATCTGAACGTCGCGGGTCTGGTGGCGCTGGCCTTCGCCGTCGCGGCATCCGCCAACCTGCCGACGCTTCTGTACAGCCTCTTCTGGAAGCGGTTCACCACCCGTGGAGCCCTGTGGTCCATCTACGGCGGACTCGTCTCGTCCGTGGTCCTGGTGCTCTTCTCACCGGTCGTGTCCGGAAAGCCCACCTCCATGTTCAAGGGCGTCGACTTCCACTGGTTCCCGCTGGAGAACCCGGGTCTGATCTCGATTCCGCTGGGCTTCCTGCTCGGCTGGCTCGGCTCGCTGCTCTCCAAGGAGGAGCCCGACCGGGGCAAGTACGCAGAACTGGAGGTCAAGTCGCTCACCGGATTCGAAGCGCACTGA
- the moaA gene encoding GTP 3',8-cyclase MoaA — protein MLIDTYGRVATDLRVSLTDRCNLRCTYCMPEEGLQWLAKPDLLTDDEIVRLIRIAVTDLGITEVRFTGGEPLLRPGLVGIVERCAALEPRPRMSVTTNGIGLKRTAQALGSAGLDRVNVSLDTLRPDVFKTLTRRDRHQDVLDGLAAARDAGLTPVKVNTVLMPGLNEDEAPELLAWAVENAYELRFIEQMPLDAQHGWKRDSMITAGDILASLRTRFTLTEETAERRGSAPAERWTVDGGPHRVGVIASVTRPFCAACDRTRITADGQVRTCLFAREESDLRGALRSGAPDEEIARSWKLAMWGKKAGSGLDDPSFLQPDRPMSAIGG, from the coding sequence GTGCTCATCGACACCTACGGCAGAGTGGCCACTGACCTGCGTGTTTCACTCACCGACCGCTGCAATCTCCGGTGCACGTACTGCATGCCGGAGGAAGGACTGCAGTGGCTGGCGAAGCCCGATCTGCTCACTGACGACGAGATCGTCCGGCTGATACGCATCGCGGTGACCGATCTCGGCATCACCGAAGTCCGTTTCACCGGGGGAGAGCCGCTGCTCAGGCCCGGCCTTGTCGGCATCGTGGAGCGCTGCGCGGCTCTGGAGCCGCGTCCCCGGATGTCGGTGACCACCAACGGCATCGGGCTCAAGCGCACCGCGCAGGCACTCGGGTCCGCAGGACTCGACCGGGTCAATGTCTCGCTCGACACCCTGCGGCCGGATGTCTTCAAGACGCTCACCCGCCGTGACCGGCACCAGGACGTGCTGGACGGTCTGGCCGCCGCCCGCGACGCCGGACTCACCCCGGTGAAGGTCAACACCGTACTGATGCCAGGACTGAACGAGGACGAGGCTCCGGAACTGCTCGCCTGGGCGGTGGAGAACGCCTACGAGCTGCGTTTCATCGAACAGATGCCGCTGGACGCCCAGCACGGCTGGAAGCGCGACAGCATGATCACAGCCGGTGACATCCTGGCGTCGCTTCGTACGCGGTTCACCCTGACCGAGGAGACCGCCGAGCGGCGCGGGTCGGCGCCTGCCGAGCGCTGGACGGTGGACGGCGGACCGCACCGGGTCGGTGTGATCGCGTCCGTCACGCGTCCGTTCTGTGCGGCCTGTGACCGCACCAGGATCACCGCGGACGGTCAGGTGCGGACCTGTCTGTTCGCGCGTGAGGAGTCGGATCTGCGCGGCGCCCTGCGCTCCGGCGCGCCCGACGAGGAGATCGCCAGGAGCTGGAAGCTGGCGATGTGGGGAAAGAAGGCCGGATCCGGTCTGGACGACCCGTCCTTCCTCCAGCCCGACCGGCCGATGTCAGCCATCGGCGGCTGA